Proteins from a genomic interval of Arvicanthis niloticus isolate mArvNil1 chromosome 26, mArvNil1.pat.X, whole genome shotgun sequence:
- the Isl2 gene encoding insulin gene enhancer protein ISL-2 produces the protein MVDIIFHYPFLGAMGDHSKKKPGTAMCVGCGSQIHDQFILRVSPDLEWHAACLKCAECSQYLDETCTCFVRDGKTYCKRDYVRLFGIKCAQCQVGFSSSDLVMRARDSVYHIECFRCSVCSRQLLPGDEFSLREHELLCRADHGLLLERAAAGSPRSPGPLSGARGLHLPDAGSGRQPSLRTHVHKQAEKTTRVRTVLNEKQLHTLRTCYAANPRPDALMKEQLVEMTGLSPRVIRVWFQNKRCKDKKKSILMKQLQQQQHNDKASLQGLTGTPLVAGSPIRHENAVQGSAVEVQTYQPPWKALSEFALQSDLDQPAFQQLVSFSESGSLGNSSGSDVTSLSSQLPDTPNSMVPSPVET, from the exons ATGGTggatattatttttcattatcctTTTCTGGGTGCTATGGGGGATCATTCCAAGA AGAAGCCCGGGACGGCCATGTGCGTGGGCTGCGGGAGTCAGATCCACGACCAGTTTATCCTTCGGGTGTCGCCCGACCTCGAGTGGCACGCCGCCTGCCTCAAGTGTGCGGAGTGCAGCCAGTACCTGGACGAGACGTGCACGTGCTTCGTGAGAGACGGGAAAACCTACTGCAAGCGGGACTACGTCAG GCTGTTCGGCATCAAGTGTGCCCAGTGCCAGGTGGGCTTCAGCAGCAGTGACCTGGTGATGCGGGCGCGGGACAGCGTGTACCACATCGAGTGCTTCCGATGCTCCGTGTGCAGCCGCCAGCTGCTCCCTGGAGACGAGTTCTCGCTGCGGGAGCACGAGCTGCTCTGCCGAGCCGACCACGGCCTCCTGCTGGAGCGTGCTGCGGCCGGCAGTCCGCGCAGCCCCGGCCCGCTCTCCGGCGCCCGCGGCCTGCATCTGCCAG ACGCTGGGTCCGGACGACAACCCTCACTGCGCACGCACGTGCACAAGCAGGCGGAGAAGACAACCCGGGTGCGGACTGTGCTCAACGAGAAGCAACTGCACACCCTGCGGACATGCTACGCCGCCAACCCGCGGCCCGACGCGCTCATGAAGGAGCAGCTGGTAGAGATGACCGGCTTGAGCCCGCGGGTCATCCGCGTGTGGTTTCAGAACAAGCGTTGCAAGGACAAGAAGAAGTCCATCCTTATGAAGCAGCTACAGCAGCAGCAACACAACGACAAGGCG AGCCTTCAGGGACTGACTGGGACGCCTCTGGTGGCGGGCAGCCCCATCCGCCATGAGAACGCGGTGCAGGGCAGTGCAGTCGAGGTGCAGACGTACCAGCCGCCCTGGAAAGCACTCAGCGAGTTCGCACTCCAGAGCGACCTGGACCAACCCGCCTTTCAACAGCTG GTCTCCTTCTCTGAGTCAGGCTCCCTAGGCAACTCCTCCGGTAGCGATGTGACCTCTCTGTCCTCGCAGCTCCCGGACACCCCCAACAGTATGGTACCTAGTCCGGTGGAGACGTGA